A genomic window from Bacillota bacterium includes:
- a CDS encoding aspartate ammonia-lyase gives MKIYSIETLREARRQGTYIEKVPFVLDGKLYEVEKKIINGEMETFELSRPIGEMLTSGSLEQFTALLKKVVLDVELGREQVQLLYQPIYEKIQDTNLPKVLDAKWALTGTVIFTEHIEGEEVKFGRLQAEQGPTARILTYAAGFEYTKEMKDFNEAFSVEILNRAIGEAYNALLNHIHLYPILSFNYPTANKTAYQGATGDPAWVGVYKTITKALADAAKAKRPGTVLLASTADQANIEMALKGGHQIEGTVYPAISGIQSVIYYDGWETVVGKKTYSYPGVTPGKAYLIRPKRGFKELVKQDLRVEATSGDLSRLVESQIVAYAYRGVYAAIEENVQELTLTA, from the coding sequence GTGAAGATTTATAGCATTGAAACCTTGCGCGAGGCACGTCGCCAGGGCACCTACATTGAAAAGGTGCCTTTCGTTTTGGATGGCAAACTGTATGAAGTAGAGAAAAAGATTATCAACGGCGAAATGGAGACCTTCGAACTGTCCAGGCCGATAGGCGAAATGCTCACCAGCGGGAGCCTGGAGCAGTTCACGGCTCTGCTGAAGAAAGTAGTCCTGGATGTTGAGTTAGGCCGGGAGCAGGTGCAGCTGCTTTACCAACCGATTTACGAGAAGATCCAGGATACTAACCTGCCAAAGGTATTGGACGCTAAGTGGGCCCTTACTGGGACGGTTATATTTACCGAGCACATTGAAGGTGAAGAAGTCAAATTTGGCCGCCTGCAGGCTGAGCAAGGGCCTACTGCCCGGATCCTTACCTATGCTGCCGGCTTCGAGTATACAAAGGAAATGAAAGATTTCAATGAGGCCTTCTCAGTAGAAATCCTTAACCGGGCTATTGGTGAGGCTTACAACGCCTTGCTTAACCATATCCACCTGTATCCGATTTTGAGCTTCAATTACCCTACTGCTAATAAGACGGCTTACCAAGGCGCTACTGGAGATCCGGCATGGGTCGGCGTGTATAAGACAATCACCAAGGCCCTTGCCGACGCAGCTAAGGCGAAGCGCCCCGGGACGGTGCTGTTGGCCTCTACAGCGGACCAGGCCAATATCGAAATGGCCTTAAAAGGCGGTCATCAGATCGAAGGCACTGTCTACCCGGCTATCAGCGGCATTCAGTCCGTAATTTACTACGACGGCTGGGAGACGGTCGTAGGTAAGAAGACTTACAGCTATCCGGGCGTAACTCCCGGTAAGGCATACCTCATCCGGCCGAAACGTGGCTTTAAAGAACTGGTGAAGCAGGACCTGCGTGTTGAGGCTACCAGTGGTGATTTGTCCAGACTGGTGGAGAGCCAGATCGTGGCTTACGCCTACCGGGGCGTTTACGCTGCCATCGAAGAAAACGTCCAGGAGCTGACCTTAACTGCGTAA
- a CDS encoding DUF2190 family protein, whose product MAYVGQPVPTTVYGLGGGRISDGKTVKVTVPENTTIEAGKFYLLNGFLGCAMQSVTAGAGETAQVVLNIEPAEYETDQINTLETFAAGSKIYWDDVNKRFTNTPTGNRFAGIVTVAKDANNVIWFWFAPQQPAIVQAAAVADVTSADADATYDAGEVALINEIKTKLNTLLANLRAAGILAS is encoded by the coding sequence ATGGCTTACGTAGGTCAGCCCGTACCTACCACTGTTTATGGACTGGGTGGCGGGAGGATCAGTGATGGCAAGACGGTAAAAGTAACTGTTCCCGAAAATACAACGATTGAGGCGGGCAAGTTTTACCTGCTTAACGGTTTCCTCGGTTGCGCTATGCAGTCGGTGACCGCCGGGGCCGGCGAGACGGCGCAGGTGGTGCTCAATATCGAGCCGGCGGAGTATGAAACGGACCAAATTAATACGCTGGAAACGTTCGCGGCTGGGAGCAAAATTTACTGGGACGATGTGAACAAACGCTTCACTAATACGCCTACCGGCAACCGTTTTGCGGGCATTGTTACTGTGGCCAAAGATGCTAACAACGTGATCTGGTTCTGGTTCGCTCCGCAGCAGCCGGCTATTGTCCAGGCGGCAGCGGTGGCCGATGTGACCTCGGCCGATGCGGACGCAACATATGATGCTGGCGAGGTAGCTTTGATTAATGAGATCAAGACCAAGCTCAATACCCTACTTGCCAACCTGCGGGCGGCCGGAATTTTGGCTAGCTAA
- a CDS encoding phage portal protein encodes MAKKGWLMRAIGEISKLRQPLGLFGQVIWGRWNVPYVLGSSRVDYVLARQLYHNTHDDYKLGAGFAKPIVNTLAGFMGVPRFYCEDEEAQAVLKKHAARWVSRMQRTHQLCLRDGDCFVMLANLAVDDPLYPEDDTRIEYVIIPPEQVVDIEVDPLTRKPVAYTIQARNKWDSGRREYAVTQRIAVDKVTVAVEGDAPPGLVSEERPNPWGFIPIVHFKNEPEETELYGTSELEAVEPYLKAYHDVMLHAIQGSKMHSTPRLKLKLGDVERFILNNFGQQVLDKIRRGEQASVNLQGHELLIFADGEDASFIEVRSAIGDAEALLKLLFYCIVDVSEVPEFAFGVHTPSSHASVKEQMPLLIRRVARKREMVTENWQLLGRMLLVMCSKITGKKFASYDVEITWDAVVERDEKEYADTLKTVVDALSTALQNGIISMDAAVDLLKQYVETMRDYVTDDPELPGERERIIKSWIMRRRLEDGEVLEEQKRALEEELGNE; translated from the coding sequence ATGGCTAAAAAAGGGTGGCTTATGAGGGCCATCGGTGAAATCTCAAAACTGAGACAACCGTTAGGCTTATTCGGCCAGGTCATTTGGGGCCGCTGGAATGTGCCTTATGTTTTGGGCAGCAGCCGGGTGGATTATGTCCTGGCCCGGCAGCTTTATCATAACACCCATGATGACTATAAACTTGGTGCTGGTTTTGCCAAGCCTATAGTCAACACTTTGGCGGGTTTCATGGGAGTGCCACGTTTCTACTGCGAGGATGAAGAAGCCCAGGCGGTTCTAAAAAAACACGCCGCAAGGTGGGTGAGCCGCATGCAGCGTACCCACCAGCTCTGCCTGCGGGATGGCGACTGCTTTGTTATGCTGGCTAATTTAGCTGTGGATGATCCGCTCTATCCGGAGGATGATACCCGTATAGAGTATGTCATCATCCCTCCGGAGCAGGTTGTAGATATTGAAGTTGACCCGCTAACCCGGAAGCCAGTAGCTTATACTATTCAGGCCCGGAATAAGTGGGACAGCGGGCGGCGAGAGTATGCAGTAACTCAACGTATAGCGGTAGATAAAGTTACGGTGGCGGTAGAGGGAGACGCTCCGCCTGGTCTGGTGAGTGAGGAGCGACCCAATCCTTGGGGATTTATTCCGATAGTGCATTTCAAGAACGAACCCGAGGAAACGGAGCTCTACGGTACCAGTGAGCTTGAGGCGGTGGAGCCGTATTTGAAGGCATACCATGACGTGATGCTCCATGCCATACAGGGCAGCAAGATGCATTCGACTCCACGGCTCAAGCTCAAGCTCGGGGATGTGGAAAGATTTATCCTCAACAACTTTGGGCAACAGGTGCTGGATAAGATTAGAAGAGGAGAGCAGGCCAGTGTAAACCTCCAGGGCCACGAGTTGCTCATCTTTGCGGATGGAGAGGATGCGAGCTTTATCGAGGTCCGCTCGGCTATCGGCGATGCTGAGGCCCTACTCAAGCTCTTGTTTTACTGCATTGTTGACGTCTCAGAGGTCCCCGAGTTCGCCTTCGGTGTCCACACGCCGAGCAGCCATGCCAGTGTGAAAGAACAAATGCCACTTTTAATCCGTAGGGTGGCCCGGAAGCGTGAAATGGTTACGGAGAACTGGCAACTTCTTGGCCGGATGCTCCTGGTCATGTGCAGCAAGATCACAGGAAAGAAGTTCGCCAGCTACGATGTAGAGATAACCTGGGATGCGGTGGTAGAACGTGACGAGAAAGAATATGCCGATACCCTCAAGACCGTGGTGGATGCACTCAGCACAGCCTTACAAAACGGGATCATCAGCATGGATGCTGCGGTAGATCTGCTCAAGCAGTATGTGGAGACCATGCGGGACTATGTGACCGATGATCCGGAGCTGCCCGGCGAGCGGGAACGGATAATCAAGTCCTGGATCATGCGGCGGAGGCTGGAAGACGGAGAGGTGCTGGAGGAACAGAAACGGGCTCTGGAGGAGGAGCTGGGGAATGAATGA
- a CDS encoding phage terminase large subunit family protein → MRLFRRIAKAVAPPPKLTVGQWADRYRKLSSENSAEPGQWQTDRAPYQREIMDCVTDPRVEKVVVMSSSQVGKSEIINNIIGYYIDVDPGPILLVQPTIEIAQDYSKRRIAPMIADTEVLARKVADSKTRDLNNTILLKVFPGGFLAIGGANSPAGLASRPIRILLCDEVDRYPASAGNEGDPIALAEKRTTTFWNRKKVFVSTPTIKGASRIESEYELGTQEKWCVRCPGCGEYHFIVLRDIQFEYEKHEKNGKVIYTVLDVRWRCPSCLQEFDEFTMKRQPAKWIADNPAAIENGIRSFRLNSFVSPWYSWKKIIQEYLESKDDPERFKVFVNTVLGEPWEERGEIEDETILLERREEYEAELPAGVLLLTMAVDTQDDRLEYEVVGWGRGEESWGIEKGVIWGRPDDKETWQQVDDKLSKVWRFADGTGLVIACTCIDSGGHFTDEVYKFCAERLQKRVFPVKGQSGASIPLVYKISRNNKYRVPLILLGVDSGKTAIMQRLKIKQPGPKYCHFPVQEERGYDQVYFKGLISERQVLRKNKGRVVAVWESIGKDRRNEPLDLRVYNLAALRLVNPDFEALEKRLKEVTSGPQNAPKPAPKLPQKRYGCIKKAADF, encoded by the coding sequence ATGAGGTTGTTCCGCAGGATAGCCAAAGCTGTAGCCCCACCGCCAAAGCTGACGGTGGGCCAGTGGGCCGATAGATACCGCAAACTTTCTTCCGAAAACTCGGCCGAACCCGGCCAGTGGCAAACGGACCGGGCACCATACCAGCGGGAAATCATGGACTGCGTTACCGACCCGAGAGTGGAAAAAGTGGTGGTTATGTCCAGCTCTCAGGTAGGTAAATCGGAAATAATCAACAACATTATCGGCTACTACATAGACGTTGACCCGGGCCCTATCTTGTTAGTACAACCCACGATTGAAATAGCCCAGGACTATTCCAAAAGGCGCATAGCTCCCATGATCGCCGATACGGAAGTCCTGGCCCGGAAAGTAGCCGACTCAAAAACTAGAGACCTGAACAACACCATCTTGCTAAAAGTTTTTCCCGGCGGGTTCCTGGCTATAGGAGGTGCGAACAGCCCTGCCGGGTTGGCCAGCCGGCCGATACGCATACTGCTATGTGATGAGGTAGACAGATATCCAGCCAGTGCCGGCAACGAAGGAGACCCTATAGCCCTGGCGGAAAAGCGGACCACTACTTTCTGGAACAGAAAGAAGGTCTTTGTTTCTACCCCCACCATCAAGGGGGCTTCGCGGATAGAGTCCGAATACGAGCTAGGCACTCAGGAAAAATGGTGCGTCCGGTGTCCGGGGTGCGGCGAATACCATTTTATCGTGTTGCGGGACATCCAGTTTGAGTATGAGAAACACGAGAAGAATGGGAAGGTAATATACACGGTCCTTGATGTCCGCTGGAGGTGTCCCTCCTGCCTTCAGGAATTTGACGAGTTCACCATGAAAAGGCAGCCGGCTAAATGGATTGCCGATAACCCGGCAGCTATTGAAAACGGGATAAGAAGCTTCAGGCTCAACTCATTTGTTTCTCCGTGGTATTCCTGGAAAAAGATTATCCAGGAATACCTGGAGTCCAAGGATGATCCTGAAAGGTTCAAGGTGTTTGTCAACACTGTCCTGGGGGAACCGTGGGAAGAGCGTGGGGAAATCGAAGACGAGACTATACTACTTGAGCGCCGGGAAGAATATGAGGCTGAACTTCCGGCCGGAGTTTTACTTCTAACGATGGCAGTTGATACCCAGGACGACCGCCTGGAATATGAAGTTGTCGGCTGGGGTCGCGGGGAGGAATCGTGGGGTATAGAAAAGGGTGTTATCTGGGGCAGGCCCGATGATAAAGAAACCTGGCAGCAGGTAGATGATAAGCTGTCCAAGGTCTGGAGGTTTGCCGACGGCACCGGCCTGGTTATTGCCTGCACCTGTATCGACTCCGGTGGGCATTTTACTGACGAGGTTTATAAATTTTGTGCGGAGAGATTACAAAAAAGGGTGTTTCCCGTAAAGGGGCAGAGCGGTGCCAGCATTCCGCTGGTATATAAAATATCTCGAAACAACAAATACCGGGTGCCGCTAATTCTGCTGGGGGTTGATTCGGGCAAGACCGCAATAATGCAGCGGTTGAAAATTAAACAACCCGGTCCGAAATACTGCCATTTCCCCGTCCAAGAAGAGCGGGGGTATGATCAGGTCTATTTCAAAGGCCTCATATCCGAGCGGCAGGTTCTCCGAAAAAATAAAGGTCGGGTTGTTGCGGTATGGGAAAGCATTGGGAAAGATAGGAGAAATGAGCCTCTAGACCTGCGAGTATACAATTTAGCGGCTCTTAGGCTGGTCAATCCGGACTTTGAAGCCCTGGAAAAGCGTTTGAAAGAGGTAACTTCTGGGCCCCAAAATGCACCAAAACCTGCCCCTAAATTGCCTCAAAAACGTTACGGTTGCATCAAAAAAGCAGCTGATTTTTAA
- a CDS encoding phage portal protein, producing the protein MNAIDRIIAFLSPGIALKRQAARRALQFMNAGYSESGASTRKKSMKGWQAWSSSPQADIDMNLDILRQRSRDLFMGGALGRSAIVTSRTNVVGAGLRLKCRIDYEFLGISREQAEQWEKNTEREFAVWAESVFCDAMRLNNFYKMQSILFMSTLLNGDGWVIIKQAEPEPYFPYSLRLHLIEADRISTPAKTPGSIFALNRVEGKNPDNGNRIISGVEINEEGAVVAYWISNMYPGDPARPTGKIEWQRVEAFGPRTGKPNVLQIMEAERCEQYRGVPYLSPVIEDLKQITRYTEAELMAAIVTGFFTVFIKESQTPFTEFPLTEAIPQNEKVDLDPNAFELGAGTINTLPPGYDIATADPKRPSSNFDAFVTALARHVGAALEIPYELLLKSFTASYSASRAALLEAWKAFRMRRTWFASDFCQPVYELWLAEAVARGRISAPGFFNDPLVAKAWSRAEWHGPAPGQIDPVKEVQAAQMRVASGFSTRERETIELTGGDFDRNIEQLQRENQLMREAGLPLEGTGKGG; encoded by the coding sequence TTGAATGCGATTGACAGGATAATAGCGTTTTTAAGTCCAGGGATAGCTTTGAAGCGCCAGGCAGCCCGCCGGGCGCTTCAGTTTATGAATGCTGGCTACTCCGAATCTGGGGCCTCCACCCGCAAAAAGTCCATGAAAGGCTGGCAGGCCTGGTCTAGTAGCCCCCAGGCGGACATCGACATGAACCTGGACATCTTGAGGCAGAGGTCCAGGGACCTGTTTATGGGGGGAGCTCTGGGGCGGTCTGCCATAGTGACTTCCAGGACCAACGTAGTAGGTGCCGGGTTGAGGTTAAAATGCCGGATTGATTACGAGTTCCTGGGTATCAGCCGGGAGCAGGCGGAGCAGTGGGAAAAGAATACCGAGCGCGAATTTGCGGTGTGGGCTGAAAGTGTATTCTGTGACGCCATGCGCCTTAACAACTTCTACAAAATGCAGTCCATACTTTTCATGTCCACCCTCCTGAATGGCGATGGCTGGGTGATAATAAAGCAGGCTGAACCGGAGCCGTATTTTCCATACTCTCTTCGGCTCCATTTGATAGAGGCAGACCGGATCAGCACGCCGGCAAAAACTCCTGGAAGCATATTTGCTCTGAACCGCGTCGAAGGGAAAAACCCGGATAACGGGAACAGGATTATAAGCGGTGTGGAGATCAACGAGGAAGGGGCGGTAGTGGCCTACTGGATATCCAATATGTACCCGGGAGATCCGGCCAGGCCGACGGGGAAAATTGAATGGCAGCGCGTGGAGGCCTTCGGGCCGCGTACAGGCAAGCCCAACGTTCTGCAGATCATGGAGGCGGAGCGTTGCGAGCAATACCGCGGTGTTCCGTATCTCTCGCCGGTTATTGAAGACCTCAAGCAGATTACCAGGTACACTGAAGCCGAATTAATGGCAGCCATTGTGACGGGCTTCTTTACTGTGTTTATCAAGGAAAGCCAGACACCGTTTACGGAATTTCCGCTGACTGAGGCTATACCGCAAAATGAAAAGGTGGACCTAGATCCCAATGCCTTTGAGCTGGGGGCCGGAACTATAAATACCCTGCCACCCGGGTATGACATTGCTACCGCCGACCCGAAGAGACCCTCATCTAACTTTGATGCTTTTGTTACGGCCCTGGCCAGGCATGTAGGGGCGGCCCTTGAGATACCTTATGAGCTGCTTTTAAAGAGCTTCACGGCCAGCTATTCCGCGAGCCGGGCGGCGCTCTTGGAGGCCTGGAAGGCCTTCCGGATGCGGCGGACGTGGTTTGCCAGTGACTTCTGCCAGCCGGTGTACGAATTGTGGCTCGCCGAGGCAGTGGCCCGGGGCAGGATTTCGGCTCCCGGGTTTTTCAACGACCCTCTAGTGGCCAAGGCGTGGAGCCGGGCGGAATGGCACGGACCGGCACCCGGGCAGATCGACCCGGTGAAAGAGGTACAGGCGGCTCAGATGAGGGTGGCCAGCGGCTTTTCTACTCGGGAGCGGGAAACTATCGAACTCACCGGCGGCGATTTCGACAGAAACATAGAGCAACTGCAGCGGGAAAATCAGCTGATGCGGGAAGCCGGCTTGCCGCTGGAAGGAACAGGGAAGGGAGGGTAA
- a CDS encoding Clp protease ClpP produces the protein MSKFWRFRNLSEEEAELLLYGEIASEQPWWEGGDLVTPKQFYEDLKALGPKSNITVRINSAGGDVFAAQAIYTQLKTNAAKVTVIVDGLAASAASIVAMAGDIVKMPANAMMMIHNPTIGLLGYYTAEEMEKFAEQLEAVKESIINAYMSKTGLDRKTLSKMMDKETWMTGEEAVEKGFADEVLFQNVQMSIRGSLLIVNSISHDLSRFKSRPPVPEIKNGVVPKDVSRETAPEDETWEAPNLEDFTDKSWDELSDDEKRRIAGHYAWAPKMPPDRFSDLKLPHHRPSDGAVVWAGVANAAARLPQTDIPDEDLEEVQDHLGSHYRQFGRTPPWERDEEKSNAWRKEEQELKLEIKTVDELREHFPELVAQLEAAAREEGIKAERQRIQAIDEISRTLAPELVKKAKYEQPMTAEQLALEALKAEAAKGRQYLEDLRKDNEESGALSIKGQPYRAESNVANIAQTIAEYANKRRRMG, from the coding sequence TTGAGCAAGTTTTGGAGGTTTAGAAACCTATCCGAGGAAGAAGCTGAGCTCCTCCTTTATGGAGAGATAGCTTCAGAACAGCCCTGGTGGGAAGGAGGGGATTTGGTTACTCCTAAGCAGTTTTACGAGGACCTAAAAGCGCTAGGGCCCAAGTCCAATATTACAGTGAGGATTAACTCCGCAGGCGGCGATGTATTTGCTGCCCAAGCCATTTACACCCAGCTAAAGACCAATGCGGCCAAGGTTACGGTAATCGTTGATGGGCTGGCTGCGAGCGCCGCCAGTATCGTGGCCATGGCCGGTGACATCGTAAAAATGCCGGCCAACGCCATGATGATGATTCACAATCCGACCATTGGTCTGCTGGGTTACTACACTGCCGAAGAAATGGAAAAGTTCGCCGAACAATTGGAGGCAGTTAAAGAATCCATTATCAATGCCTATATGTCCAAGACCGGCCTGGACCGGAAGACTCTTTCAAAAATGATGGATAAAGAAACATGGATGACCGGCGAGGAAGCCGTGGAAAAAGGGTTTGCTGATGAAGTGCTGTTCCAAAATGTCCAGATGTCCATAAGGGGCAGTTTACTGATAGTAAATAGCATAAGCCACGACCTCTCTAGGTTTAAGAGCCGGCCCCCTGTGCCGGAGATAAAGAATGGAGTAGTGCCCAAGGATGTATCGCGGGAGACAGCACCTGAAGATGAGACTTGGGAGGCCCCGAACCTGGAAGACTTTACCGACAAGAGCTGGGATGAACTTTCCGATGATGAAAAGAGAAGAATAGCCGGGCATTATGCATGGGCACCCAAAATGCCGCCGGATAGGTTTTCTGATTTGAAGCTCCCGCATCACCGGCCAAGCGATGGCGCAGTGGTTTGGGCAGGAGTAGCTAACGCTGCAGCAAGGTTGCCCCAGACGGATATCCCGGATGAGGACTTAGAAGAGGTCCAAGATCATTTGGGTAGCCACTACCGGCAGTTCGGGCGTACCCCGCCCTGGGAAAGAGATGAAGAGAAAAGTAATGCTTGGAGAAAGGAGGAGCAAGAATTGAAACTGGAAATCAAGACAGTTGATGAACTAAGGGAGCACTTCCCCGAACTGGTCGCACAACTGGAGGCTGCGGCTAGGGAAGAAGGAATAAAGGCTGAACGCCAGCGCATCCAGGCTATCGATGAAATCAGCCGGACCCTGGCTCCCGAACTGGTCAAAAAAGCCAAATATGAACAACCGATGACAGCCGAGCAGCTGGCCTTGGAGGCGCTAAAGGCAGAGGCTGCTAAGGGACGCCAGTACCTTGAGGATTTAAGGAAGGACAATGAGGAATCTGGTGCTCTTAGTATTAAAGGGCAGCCTTACAGGGCAGAGTCCAATGTCGCCAATATCGCTCAGACAATTGCCGAATACGCCAATAAAAGGAGGAGGATGGGCTAA
- a CDS encoding major capsid protein, protein MMQAIDLMMPVRTFFRDTFFPGVETFVTEKIDVDFRKGKRKMAPFVARRRGGITVDRQGFRTDTYTTPYIAPQRALTKDDISTRLMGENIYSTRTPEQRAQELLARDLAELDEMITRREEWLCRQLLLFGTVTIKGWIDEVGGTEYVEDTIDYNFTNKETLAGAAAWSEATSDKLGDLKRIRLEIIQKSGRNPNIVVMANNVADMFINDSKIQALLDIRNLTIGQVQPRVQMDGVTYIGTLTSLGLELYTYDEWFLDDDGQEYPMMLDDYLIMGRTGLGTMLYGAVTQLEESDGEFHTYEGKRIPKVWKDVNNDTKMIRVASRPLPKPEDVDSWFVLKVK, encoded by the coding sequence ATGATGCAGGCCATCGATTTGATGATGCCTGTGAGGACATTTTTCCGGGATACCTTCTTCCCTGGGGTTGAGACGTTTGTCACCGAGAAGATAGACGTCGATTTTAGGAAAGGCAAGCGCAAGATGGCCCCCTTTGTAGCCCGGCGGCGTGGGGGCATAACTGTGGATCGGCAGGGCTTCCGGACCGATACCTATACTACGCCCTATATAGCTCCCCAGCGGGCCCTGACCAAGGATGACATCAGTACCCGGCTGATGGGAGAAAACATTTATAGCACACGTACCCCCGAGCAGAGGGCCCAGGAGCTCCTCGCCCGTGACCTGGCCGAGCTGGATGAGATGATTACCCGCCGCGAGGAATGGCTCTGCCGCCAGCTCCTGCTTTTCGGCACGGTCACTATAAAGGGCTGGATCGATGAGGTGGGCGGTACTGAGTATGTAGAGGACACTATCGATTACAACTTTACCAACAAGGAAACCCTGGCTGGCGCCGCGGCCTGGAGCGAAGCCACCAGTGACAAGCTAGGAGACTTAAAGCGTATCCGCCTGGAGATTATCCAGAAGTCCGGCCGTAACCCCAATATTGTGGTTATGGCCAACAATGTAGCGGATATGTTCATTAATGACAGCAAAATCCAGGCATTGCTTGATATTCGGAATCTAACTATCGGCCAGGTGCAGCCCAGGGTTCAGATGGACGGAGTAACCTACATCGGTACTCTGACCAGTCTAGGCCTTGAACTTTACACCTATGATGAGTGGTTCCTTGATGATGACGGCCAGGAGTATCCTATGATGCTGGATGACTACCTGATCATGGGACGTACCGGCCTGGGGACCATGCTTTACGGCGCCGTGACGCAGTTAGAGGAAAGTGATGGGGAATTCCATACCTATGAGGGTAAACGCATTCCGAAGGTGTGGAAAGACGTAAACAACGACACTAAGATGATCCGCGTTGCTTCCCGTCCGTTGCCCAAGCCGGAGGACGTTGATTCCTGGTTTGTCTTGAAAGTTAAGTAG
- a CDS encoding sugar transporter, which translates to MPRLRDVMAADLDIFFNLDEFAELHDIDGKEIAAIVDSDILKIRSQNKYERFDGVYKGEVAVFVKASDFPNRPVFGQPMRLDGKLYMVVECSEDMGILEIVLGANES; encoded by the coding sequence ATGCCCCGGCTTCGGGATGTTATGGCTGCGGACCTGGATATTTTCTTCAACCTGGATGAATTCGCTGAGTTGCATGATATAGACGGGAAAGAGATTGCAGCTATAGTGGACAGCGATATTTTAAAGATCCGGAGCCAGAACAAATATGAGCGTTTTGATGGGGTGTACAAGGGGGAAGTAGCCGTTTTCGTCAAGGCCAGTGACTTCCCCAACCGGCCTGTTTTTGGTCAGCCTATGCGGCTTGACGGGAAGCTTTACATGGTAGTTGAGTGCAGTGAAGACATGGGGATTTTGGAGATCGTTCTGGGGGCTAATGAATCATGA